TCAATTTAGAATAATATTGTATATCTTTAATGGGCATATTTGTTTCTTTTAGACGAATTATAAACTTTAACCACTCTATATCTTTTTCACTATATATTCTTCTATTAATCTTGTTCCTCTCAGGATAAATTAAACCAAGTTTCTCGTAATATCTCAATGTATCAATACTCAAACCAATCTTTTTAGAAAACTCTCCAATATAATAATTCAATTCAATTCCCCCTATTGACATGGAGTTAACTCCATCATATATGATAATACTATCATAAAATTAGGAGGTATTTCAATTATGGAAAATAGATATGAAAAAGGAGTAAATAAGCTTAAGGAAGTTGATGGAACAGGGGGAACAGAAGTAGTAGAATCTCTTAAAGATATTGCTCCAGACTTAGGAAAATACATTATTGAATTTGCTTTTGGTGACATTTATACCAGACCAACTTTTGACTTGAAACAGAGAGAACTTGTTACTTTATCTGCACTAACTGCATTAGGTGGATGTGAAAAGCAACTAAAAGTTCATATTAATGGCGCCTTAAATGTTGGAATAACAGAAAAAGAAATTGTAGAAGTTTTTCTACAGTGCATCCCTTACGTTGGTTTCCCAAGAGTCCTAAATGCCGTTTCAGTTGCAAAAGATATTTTCTTAAATAACTAACAAATGAGAGTCTAAAATCCTTAGAAATAAGGGCTTTAGGCTCTCATCCATTTCTAATTTAAATCTTATATAATCTAATTATGATTGCAACTTTACTCCGATAATTTTTGCTTGTTCCTGAATTTCTAATGGAATGCCATTTCTAAAACCTGCTCCATCTAAAATTATACTGCCAATTACACTAAATTCTCCAGCTTTAAACACCGTTTCCACAGCCTGTAGTGTACCTTTACCTTGGTTTATAAGCTGACTAATTGGAAATGGAGAATTACATGCTGTAACCACAGCAGCCTTTTTACCTTTGTGAAGAGGAATGGGCTTTTCAAGTCCACTTGAACCCATTTTCTCAAAAGCAGTAAGATTCCTATCAATAAGTATTTTTAAAGGTCCTGACATATTTCCAAAATAAGTAGGACTGCCAATAACTACTGCATCAGCAGAACAAATTTTATGCCATACATCATGCCCATCATCTTTTGAAAGAACACATATTCTATCAGGTCTGCACTTTAAACAACTTCGGCATGGTTTTATATTTAAATCATATGCATGTATCCATTCCACAGTATGCTTCGGGTCAATTGCCTTTTCAATGCATTTCATTATAGCAACCGTATATCCATTTTTCCTAGGTGATCCATTTAAAAATAGTATTTTCATATTTAATATTCCTCCATTTATATTGTTGTAAATATATTAACTCATCATTTATAATTGTAATAGGAGTTAATTTATACTAGTATAAATTATAATAGGATAGAAAGAGGATTTTAAATATGGAAGAACAACGTTATGAAGAACTAGGAAACTTTTTAAAAATAAGGAGAAGTGAAATTTCACCATCACAAGTAGGGCTTCCAGAAGGTTTAAGACGTCGTACTCCAGGTCTTAGAAGAGAAGAAGTTGCATATCTTTCAGGCGTAAGCTTAACCTGGTATACATGGCTTGAACAAGGACGACCTATAAACGTTTCTGCAGAAGTTATAGAAAGTCTGTCAAGGGCACTAATGCTTGATAAACAGGAGAGAGTACACCTTTATACTCTGGCAAAGCAAGTACCTCCATCTGCTATCCCCTTATATCAATCAACTGTAAATACATCTCTCCAGCATGTATTAGATAATTTAATATTAAGCCCATCTTATATCATGGACGCAAGATGGAATGTTATCGCATGGAATAAATCAGCAAGTGTCGTATTTGCAAACTTTAATAAAATCCAGGTAACCCAGAGAAATATTATATGGATGATGTTCAACAATTTTGATTATAAAAATTTGTTTATAGATTGGGAATCTACCTCCCAAGGAATAATATCTCGGTTTCGTTCAAATTATGCAAAATATATTGATGATCCCTGGATGGTTAGCTTTGTCCATAATCTTGAAATCAAAAATGAAGAATTTAATCTATTTTGGTCAAAACATAATGTACAGATAAAAAGTGAAATCCATAAAAAAATCAACCATCCAATTGTAGGTACAATGACTTTTGAATTTAACAGTTTTGATATTTCTGATAGCTCAAACTTAAAATTAATTGTCAATACTCCACTTTCAAAAACGGATACTGATGTAAAAGTTAAATCACTGCTATATAAATAATTCTTTTACTATGCACTTTTATCCGATGACTACCTGCTCTAATACTTCCACTTCTCCAAGTGGTAGTAAAGAGCAGCTACGTCCCTGGATAACGATTTCTAAGCATCAGGTGGAGTTAAAACTCCATCTGATGCCAAGAACTTTGTTTATTTGGATTTTTTATAGGTATACAAACTCTAACTTCAGCTCCACCTCCATCATTATTTTTAACTTCAACATCACCACCTAATTTGTCTGCCAAAGTTTTGACAATATAGAGTCCTAAACCTGAATGTCCTTTTTCCTTTGACCTGGATTCATCCCCCTCATAAAACTTTTTAAATACATTTTCTAAATCTTTTCTTGAAAATCCACATCCATTATCACAAACAGAAAAAATAACTTTATCTGAATTTAACTTCAAATTTAAAGTTATTCTTCCATCTTCTTTAGTAAACCTTAAACTATTTGAAACTAAATTATCAAGTATTTCTGACAATACATAAGTATCTATTTTTATTAGATCATTAGAACTTCTCAAATCTTGAATAGTACATACAAATTTTACTTTTTTGCCCTGTGCTAGTGCATCATAATCCATACTTTTTTCATTTATATAAGCTACTAAATCACATTCACTATCACTTAGTTTAAAAGTTTCACTTTCAATCTTAGTTAGTAAATTTATTCTTTGAACTTGATTGGACATTCTATCTATATTCCTGTTTATTAAATTTAAATACCTATATAGCTTATCCTTGTCCAATTTCTTACTTTCTAAAAGTCCCTCTACATGCCCTTTTATAATTGTAATGGGTGTTTTTAAATCATGTGCAACATTACTTACTATTTCTCTTCTCTCTTCTTCCATTTTCCACTGGTTTTCTAATGACTTCTTTAAATCTACTCTCATATTCTCAAATGACTTGCAGAGTTTTCCAAGTTCATTATTATTTTCATAACTTATCTTAAACTCCAAGTCCCTAACTCTTATTCTTTCTGCAGCCTCCATTAACTGTTTTAAAGGTACATTTAATTTCTTGTTAAATCTACGGCCAAAGAATATGCTAAATAATATGATATACATAAATGGGGAAAGTATTACAAAAGTATCTGAATACCTAGCAATAAAATTAAACTTAGGATTTTTAGCACTACTTCTTATATAATATTTTAATATAACCATTCCTTTTAAGTCTTTGTTATCTATAATAGGGATAGACATTATAATTTCTGGGTTTATCCGTCCATTAATTTTGGTTGTTTGATCTTTGCTTATAGGCACTTCTGATGCAATAGGCTTTTTAAAATAACCATAAGAAAGTTTGCCAGTTGAATCTACTACCTCATATTCAATACCAGCTGTAGGTATTACTTTTTCAAGTTCATTTTTAAAATCTTTATTTAATATTTTATCCTTATTCTTATTTATATATTGTTTTATTCCAGGTACTAAATCACTATAATAACCTGCTCGTAATATTACTCCTTTATCAATAAGATAAATATCCAATATTAAACCTACTATGGCAAAAAAAACACTTAATATAATCACCAAAATCACTGAAATCATAAATTGTCTCTTAAAAGTTATATTTTTTATTATATTTAATTTCCCCATATGTAATCTGCTCCTATATAATTAGTTAGGCTTTGCACTACTTGTAGTATCTACAAATATCAATCCATCATATCGAAGGTCTAAAATTTCAGACTCAAAGCTTTTATTTTCTCCAGGAAAAACGGCACCTATATCATGACAATATTGAGGTTTTGACAAAATGTTTTTTGCATATTTATTTTTCTTACAAGTGTTAAAATCAATGAAAAAAATAGGATTTACCTTAGAAAAGATGTATGCTGCTGAATTTTCTTTTGCTGCTTTTAAGGTACATTTTCCATTAACTGTTTGTCCATTTTCCTTATTTGTATAGTTAGCTCTTAAGTCACCTTTATTAAACTCAAAGCCAATAACATACATTTTATTGCCATACATATCATATAAATTTGAGCCCATTCTCTTTACATTTCCTTCTGGATAATCTGAATTTGAACTACCAAACTTGTCTATTCCTTTTGACACATGTAAATTATGTGCCCACAACATTATCTTGCTGTCTTCTCCTTCATGATCTAAAATCCACTTTACATTTTCGGCCATATATTTATCTCTTTTAGTTTCTTTTTGAAAATCACTGCCTCCTGTGCCGAACATATCATAAAACTCACATATGACATTTAAATTTTGCATATAAAGCTCATATTGTTCTTTTGAAGACTTTTTTATATATTCATCTTTGTTTTTTTGAAAAATATTTTTTATCTCCTTAATGCCATCAATTGGGAGCTGCTTTTTTACTCCATAATCCAATGTTCTGTCATTAAACTTTGAAAGCACTTCATGTACACTCACTTCATAGAATGGATCAACTTTATTTAAATAATTTATAACATTTTCAGCTGCTGTATGGCTGGACTGCATGTCAAAACCATAGAACTTAATTTTCTTTTCATGTGTTTTATTATATTCCTTCATCCATTCTACCATATCTAAAACTTCCTTGGTATCCCAGGTCCAAAATCCCAAATTTTTTATAAGCTTAATTGGGTCACCATTACCATTTAAAATGTAGTCATTTACTGCCATACAATCAGGTTGTGAAGCTTCCATGGCAAAAACATTATAACCCATTTTTTCCACAAGGAGCTGAAACATTCTATGTTTCATCTGAAAAAATTCTTTAGTTCCATGAGTAGCTTCTCCCATGGCAACAATTCTTTTATCCTTTAATATAGGTTTTAAAGGCATCAAATCTTCAAAACCACTATTATACTTTACTGTTTTTAAATTCACCGCTTTAGTTTTAAAAGCCTGTACAACTTTATTTAATTTATATTTACTATATTGGTTATTAATTCCAATGCCTATTAGTATAAATATAAATGCAGAAATCACTATAATTATAATTTTTTTCAATAAAACCAGCTCCTAATAAAGATAATCTTTCTTTTGCCATAAAAATATACTTACAAGTAATCCCCCAAGCAAGGTGCTTATTAAAGTAATGTAAAAACTCATAGGAGCTGTATTTGATAAAACATGAAAACCATATTCTGTAGTTTTATCCAAAAACTCAAAAAGTTTTATATATAAGCTCAAGCCTAAGAGTGCAGCTATAACAGCTAAAATTGAAATTATAGGATTATTTATTACTAATCCTATAATGCTTGATATTGATAAGACACATAAAGCTATTATAAATTGTATAATGAAAAATTTAGCAGTGTATAAAAGTGCTCCAGACATTGAAAATTCCTGTTGTATTTTATAAAACCTTACACTTGATACATTAGGCATAAACAGATATCCGAAAATTGTACTTATTATAAACGCTATGAACATTAGTATAAAGGTAGTTACAGTTAAGGCTGCCCATTTGCTTACTATAAATTCATATTTTTTATAAGGTCTTGTTACATACATTCTAAAAGCACCTATGGATTGTTCATAATTAATTGAAGATATAAATAAAATAGGCAAAATTAAATATATTAGTTCTACTCTTATTTCATAAAATGTAAAAGGTGAAAAATTAAGTCTGTTCAAATCTACATTATAATCTACACCATCATAGGAGCCCTGCGGACTTATATACCTAAATATACACATTAGTATTATCATACCTAAATAAAATGCTAATAGTAATTGGTTTCTTCTATTCTCAAAAATTCTTTGAAATTCTGAAGCTATTAATCTTTTCATATTCGTGTTACCTCCTAACAATAACAATCTTGATCACTAAATAAACTATGTGCAATTAAATAAAAAACAATTATGTGAAAAGCAATGGATGTAAATATTATCCCCACTTGCTGGGGCGTTTGTGCTAAAAGTGTTTCTATCCCTATATATTGAATTCTTGTAATAAACGAAAAGTACAAAATGTTATATATTTGAGAAGTATTATCCATAAGGAAGGAAAATATCTCTGGTAAAATTATAGATACAAGTATAAATGCTAAACTAGCTGAAAGTGCACCTATAGTAGTTTTGCACATCATTGATATACACATAATAACTGATATAACAGCAGCTAAAGCTAAAAAGGCAATAACATAGTATTTTATATTGTAGATCATACTTTCATTTATTGTAAATTTACTTGAATAATAAGGAAACTTAACTTCCTGCTTTGGTAAAGCTAAATATCCTAAAAAACTGCTTAAAATAAAATTCGTAATTAAAAGTAAAAATACTGTACTCAATGTAACTAGATACTTTACTTTGAAAATCTCACTAAAAGAAAAACTTCTTAGCATTACCATTCTCATTTGCCCTTCTCTATACTCACTGGTTACAGCCATGATAATAAGAAGGATTACTATAACATCAAAAAACAATATGCTTTCGTTTCTTAAGATTACGCTTGGAAAATTTAAGCAAGAAACATATTTAGGGCTATTTGGAGTAATTAAAGCATCTATTTTAATATAGTGTTTTATAGCAATTATAATTGCCAGTGGTATTAGCATAAATGAAATCCAAGTAGATTTCCTATTCCACAATCTTTGCCATTCACTAATAAATAATTGTTTCATAATCACATCTTCCTCCTAACATCCACTTACTAATTTTATAAAGGC
The genomic region above belongs to Clostridium sp. AWRP and contains:
- a CDS encoding MerR family transcriptional regulator, with the translated sequence MNYYIGEFSKKIGLSIDTLRYYEKLGLIYPERNKINRRIYSEKDIEWLKFIIRLKETNMPIKDIQYYSKLRYEGDKTLEERLKLLEEQMYRLTFEKSKIEDNILNLEKKINTYKKMIAKTKFLK
- a CDS encoding carboxymuconolactone decarboxylase family protein, which encodes MENRYEKGVNKLKEVDGTGGTEVVESLKDIAPDLGKYIIEFAFGDIYTRPTFDLKQRELVTLSALTALGGCEKQLKVHINGALNVGITEKEIVEVFLQCIPYVGFPRVLNAVSVAKDIFLNN
- a CDS encoding flavodoxin family protein, whose protein sequence is MKILFLNGSPRKNGYTVAIMKCIEKAIDPKHTVEWIHAYDLNIKPCRSCLKCRPDRICVLSKDDGHDVWHKICSADAVVIGSPTYFGNMSGPLKILIDRNLTAFEKMGSSGLEKPIPLHKGKKAAVVTACNSPFPISQLINQGKGTLQAVETVFKAGEFSVIGSIILDGAGFRNGIPLEIQEQAKIIGVKLQS
- a CDS encoding helix-turn-helix transcriptional regulator; translation: MEEQRYEELGNFLKIRRSEISPSQVGLPEGLRRRTPGLRREEVAYLSGVSLTWYTWLEQGRPINVSAEVIESLSRALMLDKQERVHLYTLAKQVPPSAIPLYQSTVNTSLQHVLDNLILSPSYIMDARWNVIAWNKSASVVFANFNKIQVTQRNIIWMMFNNFDYKNLFIDWESTSQGIISRFRSNYAKYIDDPWMVSFVHNLEIKNEEFNLFWSKHNVQIKSEIHKKINHPIVGTMTFEFNSFDISDSSNLKLIVNTPLSKTDTDVKVKSLLYK
- a CDS encoding HAMP domain-containing sensor histidine kinase; this encodes MGKLNIIKNITFKRQFMISVILVIILSVFFAIVGLILDIYLIDKGVILRAGYYSDLVPGIKQYINKNKDKILNKDFKNELEKVIPTAGIEYEVVDSTGKLSYGYFKKPIASEVPISKDQTTKINGRINPEIIMSIPIIDNKDLKGMVILKYYIRSSAKNPKFNFIARYSDTFVILSPFMYIILFSIFFGRRFNKKLNVPLKQLMEAAERIRVRDLEFKISYENNNELGKLCKSFENMRVDLKKSLENQWKMEEERREIVSNVAHDLKTPITIIKGHVEGLLESKKLDKDKLYRYLNLINRNIDRMSNQVQRINLLTKIESETFKLSDSECDLVAYINEKSMDYDALAQGKKVKFVCTIQDLRSSNDLIKIDTYVLSEILDNLVSNSLRFTKEDGRITLNLKLNSDKVIFSVCDNGCGFSRKDLENVFKKFYEGDESRSKEKGHSGLGLYIVKTLADKLGGDVEVKNNDGGGAEVRVCIPIKNPNKQSSWHQMEF
- a CDS encoding erythromycin esterase family protein; translation: MKKIIIIVISAFIFILIGIGINNQYSKYKLNKVVQAFKTKAVNLKTVKYNSGFEDLMPLKPILKDKRIVAMGEATHGTKEFFQMKHRMFQLLVEKMGYNVFAMEASQPDCMAVNDYILNGNGDPIKLIKNLGFWTWDTKEVLDMVEWMKEYNKTHEKKIKFYGFDMQSSHTAAENVINYLNKVDPFYEVSVHEVLSKFNDRTLDYGVKKQLPIDGIKEIKNIFQKNKDEYIKKSSKEQYELYMQNLNVICEFYDMFGTGGSDFQKETKRDKYMAENVKWILDHEGEDSKIMLWAHNLHVSKGIDKFGSSNSDYPEGNVKRMGSNLYDMYGNKMYVIGFEFNKGDLRANYTNKENGQTVNGKCTLKAAKENSAAYIFSKVNPIFFIDFNTCKKNKYAKNILSKPQYCHDIGAVFPGENKSFESEILDLRYDGLIFVDTTSSAKPN
- a CDS encoding ABC transporter permease; the encoded protein is MKRLIASEFQRIFENRRNQLLLAFYLGMIILMCIFRYISPQGSYDGVDYNVDLNRLNFSPFTFYEIRVELIYLILPILFISSINYEQSIGAFRMYVTRPYKKYEFIVSKWAALTVTTFILMFIAFIISTIFGYLFMPNVSSVRFYKIQQEFSMSGALLYTAKFFIIQFIIALCVLSISSIIGLVINNPIISILAVIAALLGLSLYIKLFEFLDKTTEYGFHVLSNTAPMSFYITLISTLLGGLLVSIFLWQKKDYLY
- a CDS encoding ABC transporter permease — encoded protein: MKQLFISEWQRLWNRKSTWISFMLIPLAIIIAIKHYIKIDALITPNSPKYVSCLNFPSVILRNESILFFDVIVILLIIMAVTSEYREGQMRMVMLRSFSFSEIFKVKYLVTLSTVFLLLITNFILSSFLGYLALPKQEVKFPYYSSKFTINESMIYNIKYYVIAFLALAAVISVIMCISMMCKTTIGALSASLAFILVSIILPEIFSFLMDNTSQIYNILYFSFITRIQYIGIETLLAQTPQQVGIIFTSIAFHIIVFYLIAHSLFSDQDCYC